In Chanos chanos chromosome 14, fChaCha1.1, whole genome shotgun sequence, the sequence AGCAAAGTCAGTACTACCCTTGATAATGTTTCAGaagaaaagcagaggaaaatgcCAGCAGCTGTCTATAAAACATTGGTGAAACATTCTCCATGATGCTGAGGCAACAAAGACTGGTCAATATGCTGTTCATCGTCGGGAGTGTTTGACTCATAACTATGTGATTTATGACtcctctttgtcatttttagGTGCATATCTGAGAATATACTCAGTcatattttaattctttttcctttttaattccACTTCAACTGGAGATCAAACGTGATGATCAGAACTGACATGAGTCACTAAAGCTTCATGATAGAACATTTTGTCCCCTCTGGTCTGAATACAGACTaagcattgtttaaaaaaaaaaggtaatttaaaaaaaaaaaaaagaaagggaaaaaaaaaaagaaaagaaaacccaaaaacaaagcTTCCAGTTTTTTCACAGTTCAGGTAGAATCTATTTTGTTTATGGAGACAATTTTATCCAGATTTTGTTCCAACCAAAAGGCTGGagagcagtgttacagcagaaTAAAGATATTAACGTTTATTTATAAAGTGAAATTTCACACATGCTGTACAGAATataaaaagaaaggcaaaaaaaaaaaagaaaaaaaaaaacaaaaagagcccCCTACCCaaccctccaaacacacacacacaaacaaataaatcaaggTACGGCCCACATCCTCAAAGCTGACTATAGTCGAAGTCCCATTATCACATTTTCTCTTCAATGCCAGTGATACACCAAAGACATCAGAACAGACTAATTACACATACACGTCTTGACTACAAGTTTAATCCTGCACTTGTCAGAGGATGAAAAtgcatttagtttttttttttttttaggatgtgGAGGCGAGCAGACAGAACTGAACAGTCTGCACCATTTTAGCatcacagtgacaaaaaaaagacatggggGGGGTagaaaaaactaaacaaacaaacttcacaAAGCTTAACTGGTGATGTTCGCTCTGACATTCTTTTTAGTTATTTTagtgtctaaaaaaaaaaaaaaactcagaagaGCATGGGTTGAGTATATCTCAAATTTAGACAAATCCTGGTTTAGGTTGGCAGGGACAAAGACGACAGTATGCTTGAGCTTGTTTGTCGTTTAAAAGCACAGCGGGGGAAACTGATTGGGGGGGATGTGTGGTTTGGGGTGTGGCCTGGGCCATACTAAGTGCCAAGAGGGGCGTGTGAACTAAACCACCGACTCTCTTTTACACAAATTCACTCTGTCCTCCCCTGACTCCctctattgtgttttttttttttttttactcctcctATGCACCCCTTAAACTCACTGTCGATCGTACTCAAATAAAAGGTGATGTAAACATAGTCTTATGGTCACAGAACCTTTTCGGTTTTCCTTTCTAAATAACGAGTTAATGtctttaataaaataaaatgatgtgaTATGTGGTGGGCAGTAAGAGGAGGTGGGGTGGGAATGGGGATGGGGGGGTCAGTTACAGCGTTGGGGGCTTTAACCCGTATTTCCGGGCTACCTCTGTCTGGGCGTAGGCAGCGTCGCACAGAGAGTAAAGGTGGGCCATCTCCATCTCAGACTTGGCCAGGTTAATGGCCTTATTGAACATATCTATGGCCTTGTCCAGATTCCCCCTGTGGAGAACAGTCACACGTTTAGTCCCAGCACACAGCCTGGATCAAAACACTTTCACAGCAAGCCAATCTGGGAGTGAAACTGCACGACCACTAAACTAAGCAAAGgctttttacataaaaaaaaggtcaaatgtcACGGAAATGAGGGGCACGTTTTAAACGAAACAGCGTGACTGTTGATTAAATCCTCTGAAACCTGGTTGTTTGTGaagtgtggagagaaaaaaaaaaaaaaaagaccaaccTCTGGACTTCGATGGTTCCCATGGTTTCGTAGGCAAAATCACATTTGTTGTCGATCTCAATGGCTTTGCTGATGAGCTCCAAGCCCATGTCCAGATCCTGTTTCCACTGAAGCTGGAGtaaactgtaaaacacaaaaaacactcactAGACTACATTGCTCCTAGACATCCTCCAGTTCTCACCACACAGTGGAGACAGCAGgacatgttctgttttaaaagagcTAGCTCTTGAAAGACTGTAAGAATGAATCATTGACACGGTTTAAACTCCCtcagggagggaaaaaagagtcAAAAACTTAAGACCGACCCTTTGTGGACGTAGGTTGTGGCGTTATCGGGCTCTAGCTCAATACATTTGTCATACATCTCATCTGCTTTGCCAAACTGCTGCTGGTCAGTCAAAGCCTGAAACAAACCAAGAGATTAGAATATCCTCTGGATAAAACCAGGAGACTCAACAGTCAAGTCACAGGCAGAGCACAGATTGTAAatgtgtggtaaatgtgtgtctgtgtatgtaaagCAGAgtgggtattttttttattcaatgtgtgtgagggtgtctGTTCTCAAATGAATGTAGGCACTTGTATCAACGCAGTTTAACTGTGATTATACAGGTGTGTATGTCTACCTGTGCATAAAGAGCATAGCCCTCTGCACACTTTGGAAACTTCCGGATCACGTCCTCAAAGCCGTCCATGGCCTTCTGAACCTGTGAGGGGTTGTTCCCTGTGTAGGCCTGCCTAtactaaaaatacacaaaccaGAAAGAACATCAATTCCTTCTTTAGAAAAGACTCTTTTTAGATGATGGAAGCAGGTTTAGTTTAGCCTTTGTGTACTTCATATAACCAGATAATGATGCCCAACAGCGCCTCCTGGTGGTACTAACCAGAGCAAAGCACTTCTGCGCCTGGGCCAGGGCAGAGTCTGGACGCAGTAGAATACACTCATCAAAATCAGCTACGGCCTCCTCCACCTGGTCCAGCAGGATCTTAAGCTGTGggtgaaaaatgacaaaagactCAGCCACTGAGTAATCAGCCACTAAGAACCACCCACAGTTCAGTAGTGGATGGGCGGTGGAGTGTTAAAGAGTTACATGCATGGGGTCAGACTCAGCGTTAGAGAGTATGAGGGATGAGATGGTACCTGTCCGCGGTGGTGGTAGACGTCTGCGTTGCGTGGGTCGATCTCGGCCGCCGTGTTGAAATCCTGCGTGGAGAGCtgaggctgctgctgctgcatgtACATACTGCCTCGCTTTATCAGCGCGTTGGCCCGcagctaatacacacacacagacacacacaaacacacaaacacacacacaaacacacacacacacacgcacacatagacacgcacacatagacacgcacacatagacacgcacacagacacacacatagacacacacatagacacacacatagacacacagacacacacaaatacaaacacacacaagtttaacTCTTCACTTATCCATATacaagaacaacagcaaaaacctAATCTAAAAGAATCAACCACCTAACGTCTCTGGAAATGTTTACAGGAATGTCACTGAGCATGTCTCCACTGGTCTGATGTTACCTTGACGTTGGCGTCCTGCATGTTGATGACCCGGTCCAGGTCGGGCTGGGCGGCCGTGGCGTTGCCGATGAGCAGGTAGAAGGTGGCGCGGAGGAGCAGCGCCTCCGCTGTGTACCTCCCACCAGACTCAATCTCCTTACTGCACTCGCTGATGATCTTGTCATAGTTCTCCTCCTCCATATACTGCTTCGCCCGCAAGTAACCAGAGCTGGTACACAACACAACCAGTATACACCATGAACAGCCAACACCACAGCAGCGCACTACACAGTTTACACATTAGACAGGTGTTCCAACACTAAAAGAGCACTGAACAACATATTTATGTCAACTATACAGGTCAACTGAACACTGTATACTTATTACATACTGTAGGAGTTGTTAGCACTGTACACTGAAACAGCATTTCCCAATTCAGTTTTTAAAGGCTTACAGGATTGCATCTCTGAGATGTCTCCCTGCTCTAATACAGCCAATTTGACTCCTCATCTGATATTCAGACTCTTGTTTAACTGGAGCAgatgtgttagagcagggagagataCACAAAGGGTGCAGGGCTCTGGTCCTCCAGGGGTAGCACTGAGAAACActgacccgtgtgtgtgtcGCATGCACCGCCATAACCATTCAACACTATACGAGTTTCACATACCACAGGAGCGTTCAGTATTACAGGGCTGCTGAACAGTTCATGTGCTATAATGTAAACGCACACGGAACATATACTATGTATTCATGTTAGTCTGACTATTCATGTTACAAGAGTGGTACACTGCTGATTCACTCACTCTGCGATCACTGAATactaaaacagcattaaaagtCTATACATCAACCAAGTTCTAAAAAGATCATTTATGGTCTCAAATCAGGGACCATTTCACAGATCCTataaaaaggggggaaaaaagcctcTCGCCCATTTAGCAAAAGTAAGTCAGCTAACTTAAAGCCCTGGAGCAGGATTACTGTCTAGGTCCAGTCACTTTCTTCCCAAAACATAACGGCATTTGACCTTTCTGTGACCTCTGCGGCCTCGCCCTCTTTGTCCTTGTCCTCatccttcttctctcccttctgtAGGGGCTGGGAGATGATGTCATCGGTGAAGGAGCTGAAGTAGGATTTGATAAACTGGGGGGACGGCATCAGAGGCTCGCGGTTCTACGGCGTGAGAACGGACGGAGAGATGAAACCGAttatcttacaaaaaaaaaaaaggaactcgGGTGGCATTTTTAAACGGGAAGCGAAAGCCAGCGCGGGCTCTGACCTTGTATTTCTCTTTGGCCTTCTCTTTCCCAAGCAGCTT encodes:
- the tomm70a gene encoding mitochondrial import receptor subunit TOM70 isoform X1; this translates as MMAASKPVEPQTGSGLPRWQLALLVGTPIVLGAGALYLWNRSRTKEKQGKRNGERKTPEGSASPVQGQHGATHPQQEEMSPLDRAQAAKNKGNKYFKAGKYEQAIQCYTEAISLCPKDQKGDLSTFYQNRAAAYEQQMKWTEVVQDCSQAVELNPRYVKALFRRAKALERLDNKKECLEDVTAVCILEAFQNQQSMLLADKVLKLLGKEKAKEKYKNREPLMPSPQFIKSYFSSFTDDIISQPLQKGEKKDEDKDKEGEAAEVTESSGYLRAKQYMEEENYDKIISECSKEIESGGRYTAEALLLRATFYLLIGNATAAQPDLDRVINMQDANVKLRANALIKRGSMYMQQQQPQLSTQDFNTAAEIDPRNADVYHHRGQLKILLDQVEEAVADFDECILLRPDSALAQAQKCFALYRQAYTGNNPSQVQKAMDGFEDVIRKFPKCAEGYALYAQALTDQQQFGKADEMYDKCIELEPDNATTYVHKGLLQLQWKQDLDMGLELISKAIEIDNKCDFAYETMGTIEVQRGNLDKAIDMFNKAINLAKSEMEMAHLYSLCDAAYAQTEVARKYGLKPPTL
- the tomm70a gene encoding mitochondrial import receptor subunit TOM70 isoform X2 is translated as MMAASKPVEPQTGSGLPRWQLALLVGTPIVLGAGALYLWNRSRTKEKQGKRNGERKTPEGSASPVQGQHGATHPQQEEMHLALSPLDRAQAAKNKGNKYFKAGKYEQAIQCYTEAISLCPKDQKGDLSTFYQNRAAAYEQQMKWTEVVQDCSQAVELNPRYVKALFRRAKALERLDNKKECLEDVTAVCILEAFQNQQSMLLADKVLKLLGKEKAKEKYKNREPLMPSPQFIKSYFSSFTDDIISQPLQKGEKKDEDKDKEGEAAEVTESSGYLRAKQYMEEENYDKIISECSKEIESGGRYTAEALLLRATFYLLIGNATAAQPDLDRVINMQDANVKLRANALIKRGSMYMQQQQPQLSTQDFNTAAEIDPRNADVYHHRGQLKILLDQVEEAVADFDECILLRPDSALAQAQKCFALYRQAYTGNNPSQVQKAMDGFEDVIRKFPKCAEGYALYAQALTDQQQFGKADEMYDKCIELEPDNATTYVHKGLLQLQWKQDLDMGLELISKAIEIDNKCDFAYETMGTIEVQRGNLDKAIDMFNKAINLAKSEMEMAHLYSLCDAAYAQTEVARKYGLKPPTL